A part of Ictalurus furcatus strain D&B chromosome 8, Billie_1.0, whole genome shotgun sequence genomic DNA contains:
- the lcat gene encoding phosphatidylcholine-sterol acyltransferase, whose product MIPPSHALATALTVLLALQQSTGFWLFNVIFPPTAGPRTENNSTPPLIIVPGNIGNRLEAKIDKPTLVHWLCYKKTENWFPLWIDLNMFMPIGIDCWIDNMRIVYNRTTRRTSNSPGVEVRVPGFGQTYTIEFLDNNNLAGYFHTMVEHLVSIGYVRNKTVRAAPYDWRIAPNEQAEYFARLKSLVEEMHDEYKQPVHLLGHSMGGLYILYFLNQQSQVWKDRYIKSFISLGTPWGGAVKPLRVLASGDNDGIPLVSSIKIREEQRMTTTNPWMIPSEEAWPEDHVFISTPSFNYTHQDYRRFFSDISFEDGWYMWENTKNLTAGLPTPGVKVYCFYGVGRPTPVTYIYDEQFPNSDPVDFLYEDGDDTVDSRSMSLCKHWIGKQDQKVYVTEFSGMAHLDIVFNHNVLNAIQEILEGMIPKDETVRTVLVKQSQSRSLISQSP is encoded by the exons ATGATTCCTCCATCGCACGCGCTCGCCACCGCTCTCACCGTCCTGCTCGCGCTTCAGCAGTCGACAGGATTCTGGCTTTTTAACGTCATCTTTCCGCCGACTGCCGGACCTCGTACGGAAAACAACAGCACGCCGCCTCTAATCATCG TGCCAGGAAATATAGGCAACCGCCTCGAAGCGAAAATAGACAAACCCACGCTGGTGCACTGGCTCTGCTACAAGAAGACAGAGAACTGGTTTCCTCTGTGGATCGACCTCAACATGTTCATGCCCATCGGTATTGACTGCTGGATTGACAACATGAG GATCGTGTATAACCGAACGACTCGCAGGACGTCCAACTCTCCTGGTGTGGAAGTGCGTGTCCCTGGATTCGGCCAGACGTATACTATAGAGTTCCTGGATAACAACAATCTGGCAG GTTATTTTCACACCATGGTTGAACATTTGGTTAGCATAGGATATGTGCGCAACAAGACTGTTCGAGCAGCACCGTATGACTGGAGAATTGCCCCAA ATGAGCAGGCTGAGTATTTCGCACGCCTGAAGAGCCTTGTAGAGGAGATGCACGATGAGTACAAACAGCCCGTCCACCTGCTGGGCCACAGCATGGGTGGCCTTTACATCCTCTACTTCCTCAACCAGCAAAGCCAGGTCTGGAAAGATCGCTACATCAAGAGCTTCATCTCTCTGGGAACACCATGGGGTGGAGCTGTGAAGCCCCTCAGAGTTTTAGCATCAG GTGATAATGATGGCATCCCGCTTGTGTCCTCCATCAAGATCCGCGAGGAGCAACGCATGACCACCACGAACCCCTGGATGATCCCATctgaggaggcgtggcctgagGATCATGTCTTTATCTCCACGCCGTCCTTCAACTACACTCACCAGGACTACCGCCGCTTCTTCAGCGACATCAGCTTTGAGGACGGTTGGTACATGTGGGAGAACACGAAGAACCTCACAGCAGGCCTCCCCACCCCTGGAGTCAAGGTTTACTGTTTCTATGGGGTTGGCCGACCCACACCCGTCACCTACATCTATGACGAGCAGTTCCCGAACAGTGACCCCGTGGACTTTCTGTACGAGGATGGTGATGACACGGTGGACAGCCGCAGCATGAGCTTGTGCAAGCACTGGATAGGCAAACAGGATCAAAAGGTGTACGTGACCGAATTCAGCGGCATGGCTCATCTTGACATCGTCTTCAACCACAACGTCCTCAATGCCATCCAGGAGATCCTAGAGGGAATGATTCCGAAGGATGAGACTGTCCGTACTGTTTTGGTCAAACAGTCTCAGTCGCGCAGTCTTATCAGCCAGAGCCCTTAA